Proteins found in one Triticum aestivum cultivar Chinese Spring chromosome 4D, IWGSC CS RefSeq v2.1, whole genome shotgun sequence genomic segment:
- the LOC123097597 gene encoding myb-related protein 2: MYHHQQQLQSHNQLLASRQTFPSERHLLLQGGIIPGESGLILSTDAKPRLKWTPELHDRFVEAVNQLGGPDKATPKTIMRLMGVPGLTLYHLKSHLQKYRLSKNLHVQANVGNSRTAVGCTIATEKQSEGNGSPVSHHLNTQTNKSMHIGEALQMQIEVQRRLHEQLEVQRHLQLRIEAQGKYLRSVLEKAHETLAKQNTGSGGLETAKIQLSELVSKVSTECFHNAFTSFEEIEGSQMLRRQTMQLGDGSVDSCLTACEGSQKDQDILSMSLSAQKGKEIGGMAFDLQMKERGHEDLFLNKLSRRPPNHQEGQERRDSLSMTYQATKLDLNMNDTNNGTQNSKKFDLNGFSWS, from the exons ATGTATCATCATCAACAACAGCTCCAGAGCCACAACCAGCTCTTGGCTTCTAGGCAGACTTTTCCTTCAGAGAGGCACTTACTTCTGCAAGGAGGAATTATTCCAGGAGAGTCAGGGCTTATACTCTCAACTGATGCTAAGCCCAGGTTAAAATGGACCCCTGAGCTACATGATCGTTTTGTGGAGGCAGTAAATCAACTCGGCGGACCAGACA AAGCCACCCCAAAAACCATTATGAGGCTCATGGGTGTCCCTGGACTAACATTATATCATCTTAAGAGCCATCTCCAG AAATACAGGCTAAGCAAAAATCTCCATGTTCAAGCCAATGTCGGAAATTCAAGAACTG CCGTAGGATGCACCATAGCAACAGAGAAACAATCTGAAGGAAATGGATCGCCAGTCAGCCACCACCTTAATACGCAGACAAACAA ATCAATGCACATAGGTGAAGCTCTACAGATGCAAATTGAAGTGCAGCGACGGCTACATGAACAACTGGAG GTGCAAAGACACCTGCAACTCCGGATTGAAGCACAAGGGAAGTACCTACGATCAGTGTTGGAAAAGGCACACGAGACACTTGCAAAGCAGAATACAGGCTCGGGTGGTCTAGAAACTGCAAAGATACAACTATCAGAATTGGTCTCAAAAGTATCAACAGAATGCTTCCATAATGCTTTCACAAGCTTTGAGGAGATTGAAGGATCACAGATGCTACGAAGGCAGACCATGCAGCTTGGTGATGGATCAGTTGACAGCTGCTTAACTGCATGCGAGGGCTCACAAAAGGATCAAGATATCCTGTCAATGAGCCTTTCTGCTCAAAAAGGAAAGGAGATTGGAGGCATGGCATTCGATCTGCAAATGAAAGAAAGAGGACACGAGGATTTGTTTCTCAACAAGCTAAGCAGAAGGCCTCCAAACCACCAAGAAGGACAAGAGAGGAGAGACAGCTTGAGTATGACATACCAGGCAACGAAATTGGATTTAAACATGAATGACACAAATAATGGAACTCAGAATAGCAAGAAATTCGATCTAAATGGGTTCAGCTGGAGCTAG